A region from the Hypanus sabinus isolate sHypSab1 chromosome 22, sHypSab1.hap1, whole genome shotgun sequence genome encodes:
- the LOC132379683 gene encoding uncharacterized protein LOC132379683, with the protein MELTSQPVSVEDPPLGSKIYPSCATTRSMSRKSAEKEASIDVAETFLPTVYQEGLEGGKTENREGKESKGKEIDLPLARRKFIEARSKNEKQIELLEGPGLDMDDLSGLTELFEENSKGVPDNEMRAILDEKDAITLKKSAGLADEVVSARRVEFTPEGSCPESNWEDQGNLEFEKGMGIESLEEADVPFECIQDVDARGTEPSNETQEKSEVFDSVKKESSPCGSDGLGSVKKGLTLVLVGSENSQLLEFEGVLKVSEEIKGGEVNIIIEGKEKSVVPKLNEENLKSGLVSQAVIRLKGQ; encoded by the coding sequence ATGGAGCTGacaagccagcctgtaagtgttgaggacccacccctaggttccaagatctatccctcatgcgcgaccactcgcagcatgtcgagaaagtcAGCTGAGAAAGAGGCCAGTATCGATgtagctgagacgtttttaccgaccgtgtaccaagaggggttagagggtggtaaaacggagaatagggaggggaaagagagtaagggaaaggagatagacctgcccttagccaggaggaaatttatagaggcacggagtaaaaatgagaaacagatagagctgttagaaggtccagggttggacatggatgatctgtctggtttgacagaactgtttgaagaaaattctaaaggtgttcccgataatgaaatgagggcaatcctagatgaaaaggatgccattaccttgaagaagtctgctgggttggcagatgaggttgtttcagcccgcagggttgagtttactccggaagggagttgcccagagagtaactgggaggatcaggggaacttagaatttgaaaaggggatgggtattgaaagcctggaagaggcagatgtcccgtttgagtgtattcaagatgtggatgcacgtggtactgaacctagtaatgaaactcaggaaaagtctgaggtatttgattcagttaaaaaggaaagcagtccttgtgggtcagatggacttggttcagtgaagaaagggttaaccttggtactagtaggaagtgagaattcccagttgttagagttcgaaggtgtgttaaaagttagtgaggagataaaaggtggtgaggtgaatattattattgaaggaaaagagaaaagtgtagttcctaaattgaatgaagaaaatttaaagtctggattggtgtcacaAGCAGTAATCAGGCTGAAGGGACAATGA